The proteins below come from a single Acidobacteriota bacterium genomic window:
- a CDS encoding UbiD family decarboxylase: protein MPYKDLREYLKVLESKGLLCHITAEVDKDWEISAVCRHTFRSIPQERRPALMFDKIKGHDIPLVVGILGGSREIYATALGTDQKGVWDTWARGKNPIAPKVVSSGPCQEVVHMGEDANLEMLPAPIWTVGQDPSPYHTSPFVISRDPETRVQNVGTYRLQVKNAHRGGLMINPQRGMRVHMQKNEAKGGATEAAIVFGTDPVIGLTSVSPFPAGVDELAAAGGIRGEAVEVVRCKTVDIDVPATAEIVVEGRVPYLGNEPEGPFGEYAGYMGAGGNNPVFEVTCITHRKNPIYQAFLSQMPPSESSCIKAFGRELEIRRHLVNNLGLPVQDVCLPESGSSTATVIVSLRKANRFQPLKVMTGVWSMNAGIGKIVIVVDDDINIRDPFQVDWAIAFRIQPDQDVRIISNTDPITLDPSQPLRNGQPIPAAEQVSSKLGIDATRKHAYPPPSVPPKEHLDKVAAQWERYGIRPVAQ from the coding sequence ATGCCCTACAAGGACCTGCGTGAGTATCTCAAGGTTTTAGAGAGCAAAGGACTGCTCTGCCACATTACGGCGGAAGTGGACAAGGATTGGGAGATCAGCGCGGTCTGTCGCCACACTTTCCGCAGCATTCCGCAGGAGCGCCGCCCTGCGCTGATGTTCGACAAGATCAAGGGCCACGACATCCCGCTCGTGGTGGGCATACTGGGCGGCTCGCGCGAGATCTACGCCACCGCGCTCGGGACTGACCAGAAGGGCGTTTGGGACACGTGGGCGCGCGGCAAAAATCCCATTGCGCCAAAAGTAGTGAGCAGCGGGCCGTGTCAGGAAGTGGTGCACATGGGCGAAGATGCGAATCTGGAGATGCTCCCCGCGCCCATCTGGACCGTCGGCCAGGACCCCAGCCCCTACCACACTTCGCCGTTCGTCATTTCACGCGACCCGGAGACGCGCGTGCAGAACGTCGGAACTTACCGCCTGCAAGTGAAGAACGCTCATCGCGGCGGCCTGATGATCAACCCGCAACGCGGCATGCGCGTACACATGCAGAAGAACGAAGCCAAGGGCGGCGCCACCGAAGCGGCCATCGTCTTCGGCACCGACCCGGTAATCGGACTGACATCCGTGAGTCCATTCCCTGCGGGCGTGGACGAGCTGGCCGCTGCCGGCGGCATTCGCGGCGAGGCGGTGGAAGTGGTCCGCTGCAAGACGGTGGATATCGACGTGCCCGCCACCGCCGAGATTGTAGTCGAGGGCCGCGTGCCCTATCTGGGCAACGAGCCGGAAGGTCCCTTCGGCGAGTACGCCGGATATATGGGCGCGGGCGGCAACAATCCCGTCTTTGAAGTTACCTGCATCACGCACCGCAAGAACCCAATCTATCAAGCGTTTCTCAGCCAGATGCCGCCGAGCGAATCCAGTTGCATCAAGGCCTTCGGCCGCGAATTGGAGATTCGCCGCCACCTCGTGAATAATCTCGGCCTGCCCGTGCAGGATGTCTGCCTGCCGGAGAGCGGCAGCTCCACGGCCACGGTGATCGTGTCCCTCCGCAAGGCGAACCGCTTTCAGCCGTTGAAGGTCATGACGGGCGTGTGGTCGATGAACGCCGGCATCGGCAAGATCGTCATCGTGGTGGACGACGACATCAACATCCGTGACCCCTTCCAGGTCGATTGGGCCATCGCCTTCCGCATCCAACCCGATCAGGACGTCCGCATCATCTCCAACACCGATCCCATCACGCTCGACCCCTCGCAGCCGCTACGGAACGGCCAGCCAATCCCAGCCGCCGAACAGGTCAGCTCGAAGCTGGGCATCGACGCCACGCGCAAGCACGCCTACCCGCCGCCATCGGTGCCACCGAAAGAGCATCTGGACAAAGTAGCGGCGCAATGGGAGCGCTACGGCATCCGCCCCGTCGCGCAATAA
- a CDS encoding UbiD family decarboxylase, with protein sequence MTLVREIYDLMVAARTGLLFCICGFENYYRKTVATRCGMAFGDLRTWLERFEAAGELKRVTAEVDWDREIGTIARRSFTSKGPALLFENVKGHKNTVGRKVATALFHKRTRMAMLLGFPPDTPVRELVRHVREKNKKLISPVVVPSGPVKENILRGKDVDLTQFPVPKWHYRDGGRYILTFAAIVTRDPDTGVLNVGVYRGMLGTRDTIPILILASQGGGQTFSKYRQRKQPMPVAAVIGYDPIMDFIAGSPMPSGVCEYDVMGGYRDEPMKLVKCETNDLLVPAGAEIVIEGFVDPDPKTFELEGSFGEYTGHNSDVPTLRPVVKVECITHRNDPILRGTQEGTLPGSFNENSMMSSIQRAAIAWNVLESQGVPGISNVHVHPVTNGTNICVAINKRYQGHPKQVACALWGSNAAAWRYKNVIVTDDDIDISDYEQIDWAIAYRVNAGKDDIVIFPGSFGSSADPSTPLEERNVAKLGAGIWNRVLIDATRTWMFDPMPEWEGRFPPTVQPSAEDEALVDARWKEYGW encoded by the coding sequence ATGACTCTTGTGCGTGAGATTTACGACTTGATGGTAGCAGCGCGGACTGGTTTATTATTTTGCATTTGTGGTTTTGAGAATTACTATAGAAAAACAGTAGCAACGAGGTGTGGAATGGCGTTCGGGGATTTGCGTACATGGCTGGAGCGATTCGAGGCCGCCGGCGAACTGAAGCGCGTCACGGCGGAAGTCGATTGGGACCGCGAGATCGGCACCATTGCGCGCCGGTCATTCACTAGCAAAGGCCCGGCGCTGCTGTTTGAAAATGTGAAGGGCCACAAGAATACCGTGGGCCGCAAGGTGGCCACCGCGCTATTTCACAAGCGCACGCGCATGGCGATGCTGCTGGGCTTTCCGCCGGATACGCCGGTGCGTGAGTTGGTTCGCCATGTGCGCGAGAAAAACAAGAAGTTGATCTCTCCTGTGGTTGTTCCATCCGGACCGGTGAAGGAAAACATCCTGCGCGGCAAGGATGTGGACCTGACTCAATTCCCCGTTCCCAAGTGGCACTACCGCGATGGCGGCCGCTACATCCTTACTTTCGCAGCGATCGTTACTCGCGACCCAGACACGGGTGTATTGAACGTGGGCGTGTATCGCGGCATGTTGGGCACTCGCGATACCATCCCGATTCTGATCCTCGCCAGCCAGGGCGGCGGCCAAACTTTCTCCAAGTACCGGCAGCGAAAGCAACCCATGCCCGTGGCGGCGGTGATTGGCTACGATCCCATCATGGATTTCATTGCCGGCAGTCCCATGCCCTCCGGTGTCTGTGAGTACGACGTAATGGGTGGGTACCGCGACGAGCCGATGAAGCTGGTCAAATGCGAGACCAATGACTTGCTCGTCCCGGCTGGCGCCGAGATTGTCATCGAGGGATTTGTGGACCCCGACCCGAAGACATTCGAGTTGGAAGGCTCGTTCGGAGAGTATACCGGCCACAACAGCGACGTGCCGACACTGCGCCCTGTGGTCAAAGTAGAGTGCATCACCCACCGCAACGATCCCATCCTGCGTGGCACGCAGGAAGGCACGCTGCCGGGCTCGTTCAACGAGAACAGCATGATGTCCTCCATCCAGCGCGCCGCCATCGCCTGGAATGTGCTAGAGTCGCAAGGCGTGCCCGGCATCTCCAACGTGCATGTACACCCGGTAACCAATGGCACGAATATCTGCGTGGCCATCAACAAGCGCTACCAAGGACACCCCAAACAGGTGGCGTGTGCGCTGTGGGGATCGAATGCCGCCGCATGGCGCTACAAAAACGTCATCGTCACCGACGATGACATCGACATCAGCGACTACGAGCAGATTGATTGGGCCATCGCCTACCGCGTGAACGCGGGCAAGGACGACATCGTCATCTTTCCCGGCTCGTTCGGATCAAGCGCCGACCCGTCGACGCCGCTCGAAGAGCGCAACGTCGCCAAACTCGGCGCGGGCATCTGGAACCGCGTGCTGATCGACGCCACGCGCACATGGATGTTCGACCCCATGCCCGAGTGGGAGGGCCGCTTCCCTCCCACCGTGCAGCCCAGCGCGGAGGATGAAGCGCTCGTCGACGCCCGCTGGAAAGAGTACGGCTGGTAG
- a CDS encoding DUF2848 domain-containing protein: protein MPIELNLVLTGEPIKFLARRLVAAGYTGRNQDHVRAHIEELERQGIPAPESFPTLYEIELSLLTTRNEITPSSATVSGEAEAVLLFITDRLEDALVSVGSDFTDRVEERRSIQRSKQQPKPINTEVWRFREVAAVWDDIAVRSWVEQGAGKPFYQSGKLSQLLAPPVLLEHLGSKLTSGRAGELAGTIMLMGTVPLCDGEFRYAPYFGCELETPAGLKLAYSCAVKHPR from the coding sequence ATGCCCATTGAACTTAATCTCGTATTAACTGGCGAGCCAATAAAATTTCTCGCGCGTCGATTGGTGGCCGCCGGTTATACGGGGCGGAACCAGGATCATGTGCGCGCTCACATCGAGGAGTTGGAGCGCCAAGGCATTCCAGCGCCGGAGAGCTTTCCCACTCTCTACGAGATTGAGCTTTCCTTGCTCACCACGCGGAACGAGATTACTCCAAGTTCGGCAACCGTCTCTGGCGAAGCCGAAGCCGTGCTGCTTTTTATTACTGACCGATTGGAAGATGCGCTGGTCAGTGTCGGCTCAGATTTCACGGATCGTGTCGAAGAGCGCCGGTCCATCCAGCGCTCGAAGCAGCAGCCCAAGCCCATCAACACTGAGGTCTGGCGGTTCCGTGAAGTCGCTGCTGTGTGGGATGACATCGCTGTGCGCAGTTGGGTTGAGCAGGGAGCGGGCAAGCCGTTCTACCAGTCCGGAAAACTTTCGCAGTTGCTCGCGCCGCCGGTCTTGCTGGAACACCTCGGAAGCAAACTGACTTCGGGCCGCGCCGGGGAGCTTGCGGGAACGATCATGCTGATGGGCACGGTGCCGCTGTGCGATGGAGAGTTTCGCTACGCGCCATACTTTGGCTGCGAACTGGAAACGCCGGCGGGTTTGAAGCTGGCGTATTCATGCGCAGTGAAGCACCCCCGATAA
- a CDS encoding 4-hydroxyphenylacetate 3-hydroxylase, whose amino-acid sequence MRTGRQYIDSLDDGRSVFIDGKRVANVAAHPAFEGIARTVGSLYDYAADPANGMLFHSPHTDGEANKVFMIPRSAAELQERRQAIARWANLTKGWVGRSPDHVGGFMAGFASSPETFDKPDREYGRNVTAFYQKLLEESLYVSYVIIPPQIDRATTAHAWKEELLQVGVLEEREGGFVVRGSQMLGTSTSVSDYLFVSCIKPLAPADERYALSFVLPVNTRGLKIYCRRPYAPGQPSQFDYPLSTRFDETDALIVFDDVFVPWENTFVYRDVEKLRNQFFDTAAHLLGNHQSQVRLIAKMKFIAGVARKIAHVNGIDVIPSVQEKLGEMASLAAIVEGMVIAAEAACTIDKHGVAKPNARFLYGSMGLQAEIYPRAISILRELAGGGVIQLPSSYKDLTNPETRPDFERYLQSPRATYDERIKLFKLAWDMIGSEFAGRHTQYEMFYAGAPFISRGYAYRNYGYDEAVGSVDEFLSSYGLPDA is encoded by the coding sequence ATGAGGACAGGTCGCCAGTACATTGATTCGCTCGACGACGGCAGAAGTGTATTCATAGACGGCAAGCGCGTCGCGAACGTCGCTGCACACCCGGCCTTCGAGGGGATCGCCCGCACTGTCGGCTCGCTCTATGACTACGCCGCCGACCCTGCCAATGGGATGCTCTTCCACTCCCCGCACACAGACGGCGAAGCCAATAAAGTCTTTATGATTCCCCGCTCCGCCGCCGAGTTACAGGAGCGGCGGCAGGCCATCGCGCGCTGGGCCAATCTTACCAAGGGCTGGGTGGGACGCAGCCCGGATCACGTCGGCGGATTCATGGCCGGGTTCGCCAGCTCGCCGGAGACGTTTGATAAACCGGACCGCGAGTATGGCCGCAATGTTACGGCCTTCTATCAGAAGCTGCTGGAAGAAAGTTTGTATGTCAGCTATGTGATCATCCCGCCGCAGATTGACCGCGCGACCACGGCCCATGCGTGGAAGGAAGAGCTGCTGCAGGTGGGGGTGCTGGAAGAACGCGAAGGCGGTTTTGTCGTGCGCGGCTCGCAGATGCTGGGCACATCCACCTCGGTCTCTGACTATCTGTTCGTCAGTTGCATCAAGCCGCTTGCGCCTGCCGATGAGCGTTACGCGCTGTCGTTCGTGCTGCCGGTGAATACGCGCGGGTTGAAGATTTATTGTCGGCGTCCTTATGCTCCAGGCCAACCCAGCCAGTTCGACTATCCACTTTCCACGCGCTTTGATGAGACCGACGCGTTGATCGTCTTCGACGATGTGTTCGTCCCGTGGGAGAACACATTTGTTTATCGCGATGTCGAGAAGCTGCGCAATCAGTTTTTCGACACAGCCGCGCACTTGCTGGGCAATCATCAGTCGCAGGTGCGGCTTATCGCCAAGATGAAGTTCATCGCCGGAGTAGCGCGCAAAATTGCGCATGTCAACGGCATTGACGTGATCCCGTCAGTGCAGGAGAAGCTGGGTGAGATGGCCTCGCTGGCGGCGATTGTCGAAGGCATGGTGATCGCCGCCGAGGCTGCTTGCACTATCGACAAGCACGGAGTGGCCAAGCCGAATGCGCGCTTCCTGTATGGGTCGATGGGCCTGCAAGCGGAGATCTATCCGCGCGCCATCTCCATCCTGCGCGAGCTGGCCGGCGGCGGAGTGATCCAGCTTCCTTCCTCCTACAAAGACCTGACCAACCCGGAGACACGCCCGGATTTCGAACGCTACCTGCAATCGCCGCGCGCGACCTACGACGAGCGGATCAAACTGTTCAAGCTGGCCTGGGACATGATCGGCTCGGAGTTCGCGGGTCGGCACACACAGTACGAGATGTTCTACGCAGGCGCGCCGTTCATCTCACGCGGCTACGCCTACCGCAATTATGGGTACGACGAAGCGGTGGGCAGCGTCGATGAATTTCTCTCGAGCTACGGCTTGCCCGACGCGTAA